One part of the Alistipes onderdonkii genome encodes these proteins:
- a CDS encoding T3SS (YopN, CesT) and YbjN peptide-binding chaperone 1, with product MKTTHPFVAPVLGSTQSKVNMEAYEQAIDQYNEGNYLGAFYQLLDHLNPEFRTKYGNADGTEFHIPHGSILVNIRIADDRLYISADFLVLPEKGRVAMLRQVADLNINRLMLARFRKEGDKLMMEYACPLSQSHPHKLYFILRNICHVGDRYDDEFCTKFGARRSYEPQVTPYPEEEVARIHEAVQQTCRETLDAVKEYETERKYGYSWNVIDIALYKIAYFAHPQGQLLNDLDKAVDDMDKELPVAELVAKGKAFLERLLAMPREEMARDLYLVDTLVSTKRRSSLNNVQENFKEVYQEATEAIESENFERSTVRILYKFYEMYYYNDVQDDLNAVVAGALGKSAGKTMEEASEILYEALEKIMEDDLSADDGDFDAGELGIAGAAAAEQVQQMAAAMQGHVAQMQAAMQEALAKGDMAEYMRLAQEFQQKMMEQALGQQK from the coding sequence ATGAAAACTACCCACCCATTCGTCGCCCCTGTCCTCGGCTCGACCCAGAGCAAGGTCAACATGGAGGCCTACGAGCAGGCCATAGACCAATACAACGAGGGCAATTACCTCGGGGCGTTCTATCAGCTGCTCGACCACCTGAACCCGGAGTTCCGCACCAAATACGGCAATGCCGACGGCACGGAGTTCCATATCCCGCACGGTTCCATCCTGGTGAACATCCGCATCGCGGACGACAGGCTGTATATCAGCGCCGATTTCCTGGTACTCCCCGAAAAGGGCCGTGTGGCCATGCTGCGCCAGGTCGCCGACCTGAACATCAACCGGCTGATGCTGGCGCGTTTCCGCAAGGAAGGCGACAAACTGATGATGGAATACGCCTGCCCGCTGTCGCAAAGCCATCCGCACAAACTGTACTTCATACTGCGCAACATCTGCCACGTCGGCGACCGCTACGACGACGAGTTCTGCACAAAGTTCGGCGCCCGGCGCAGCTACGAACCGCAGGTGACGCCCTATCCGGAAGAGGAGGTGGCGCGCATCCACGAAGCCGTCCAGCAGACATGCCGCGAGACGCTCGACGCGGTGAAGGAATACGAGACAGAACGCAAGTACGGCTATTCGTGGAACGTGATCGACATCGCGCTCTACAAGATCGCCTATTTCGCGCACCCGCAGGGGCAGTTGCTCAACGACCTCGACAAGGCGGTCGACGACATGGACAAGGAGCTTCCCGTGGCTGAACTGGTGGCCAAGGGCAAAGCGTTCCTCGAACGGCTGCTCGCAATGCCGCGCGAGGAGATGGCGCGCGACCTCTACCTGGTCGACACGCTGGTTTCGACCAAGCGCCGTTCCTCGCTCAACAACGTGCAGGAAAACTTCAAGGAGGTGTACCAGGAGGCTACCGAAGCCATCGAATCGGAAAATTTCGAGCGCAGCACCGTGCGCATCCTCTACAAGTTCTACGAAATGTATTACTACAACGACGTGCAGGACGACCTGAACGCCGTCGTGGCGGGGGCGCTCGGCAAGTCGGCCGGGAAAACGATGGAGGAGGCTTCGGAGATCCTGTACGAAGCACTCGAAAAAATCATGGAGGACGACCTCTCGGCGGACGACGGGGATTTCGACGCCGGGGAGCTGGGCATCGCCGGTGCGGCCGCCGCGGAGCAGGTGCAGCAGATGGCCGCCGCCATGCAGGGCCATGTCGCGCAGATGCAGGCCGCGATGCAGGAGGCACTGGCCAAAGGCGACATGGCCGAATACATGCGGCTGGCGCAGGAATTCCAGCAAAAAATGATGGAACAGGCCCTCGGGCAACAAAAATAA
- a CDS encoding tetratricopeptide repeat protein yields the protein METWLGVFCGEQRLFEEKIGHAMRAYAYADSLDKDGWRCISLGDIAHAYMGLGKYDSMEYYALKALRLAEEKGITENTSQKWAMLIENALRRGDYAAAEEYWERGYEFAPEWARFSWIKTKAEIYNKQGRYGMALRMIDSSRLMCADTSDLTARALWAFHASEAYEGLGQAKKSLEALKYYCSLRDSLEDDIHSADVLHIRELWQYEHLKARNTALEGQKQLRERLAYRTILACGAILLLGAWLGMRIWHRTKLREIVQQKRLMKQANELDEMRRKEEQLRTAFFRQLNSRFIAQVKQAGESKKCRMSDEDWKTIYTHADAVFDNFTVRLRQRFPSLNEEDIRYCCMVRMHLSQAEIAGVVCLEKDSVKKRLKRIRTEKLASAKGATLEDVLSKL from the coding sequence GTGGAAACGTGGCTGGGTGTCTTCTGCGGCGAGCAACGGCTCTTCGAGGAGAAGATCGGCCACGCCATGCGCGCCTATGCCTACGCCGACAGCCTCGACAAGGACGGCTGGCGCTGCATCTCGCTCGGCGACATCGCACATGCATACATGGGGCTCGGCAAATACGACAGCATGGAATACTATGCCCTGAAGGCGCTCCGCCTGGCCGAGGAGAAGGGGATCACCGAAAACACCTCCCAGAAATGGGCCATGCTGATCGAAAACGCCCTCCGGCGCGGGGACTATGCCGCCGCCGAGGAGTACTGGGAACGGGGGTACGAATTCGCCCCCGAATGGGCCCGCTTTTCGTGGATCAAGACCAAGGCCGAAATATATAACAAGCAGGGACGCTACGGCATGGCACTGCGCATGATCGACAGCTCGCGGCTGATGTGCGCAGACACGTCCGACCTCACCGCACGGGCGCTGTGGGCGTTCCACGCCTCGGAAGCCTACGAAGGGCTGGGGCAGGCGAAGAAAAGCCTCGAAGCGCTGAAATATTATTGCAGCCTCAGGGATTCGCTCGAAGACGACATACACAGCGCCGATGTGCTCCACATCCGCGAATTGTGGCAGTACGAGCACCTCAAAGCCCGGAACACCGCCCTCGAGGGGCAGAAACAACTCCGCGAACGCCTCGCATACCGGACGATACTGGCCTGCGGCGCGATCCTGCTGCTCGGGGCATGGCTGGGGATGCGCATATGGCACCGGACAAAACTGCGGGAGATCGTCCAGCAAAAGCGCCTCATGAAGCAGGCGAACGAGCTCGACGAAATGCGCCGCAAGGAAGAACAACTGCGCACGGCTTTCTTCCGCCAGCTCAACAGCCGCTTCATCGCGCAGGTGAAGCAGGCCGGGGAGTCGAAGAAATGCCGGATGTCGGATGAAGACTGGAAGACGATCTACACCCACGCCGACGCCGTGTTCGATAATTTCACGGTTCGGCTTCGCCAACGGTTCCCGTCCCTGAACGAGGAGGATATCCGCTATTGCTGCATGGTACGCATGCATCTGTCACAGGCCGAGATCGCCGGCGTCGTCTGCCTGGAGAAGGACTCGGTAAAAAAACGACTGAAGCGCATCCGCACCGAAAAACTGGCCTCGGCAAAGGGCGCGACGCTGGAAGATGTCCTCTCCAAATTGTAA
- a CDS encoding ABC transporter ATP-binding protein — MAAENAIEVSGLTKRYGTVTALDGVSFRVGRGELFGLIGPDGAGKTTLFRLLTTLLVPDAGFAAVDGFDTVRDYRRIRERVGYMPGRFSLYPDLSVGENLAFFAALFGVEIRDNYELIAPIYSQIEPFRTRRAGKLSGGMKQKLALCCALVHRPSVLLLDEPTTGVDAVSRSEFWDMLSELKRRGISILVSTPYMDEARRCDRIALCNEGRVLGIDTPQGIVGTYGDPLYALSGDDMYGLLVRARRAPGVRECYPFGEVHHLVATREFDSGRFARELGAEGFGHVQIQPAEAGIEDVFIKLMHHE, encoded by the coding sequence ATGGCTGCTGAGAATGCCATAGAGGTCAGCGGGCTGACGAAGCGTTACGGGACGGTGACGGCGCTGGACGGCGTGTCGTTCCGGGTCGGGCGCGGGGAGTTGTTCGGGCTGATCGGCCCCGACGGCGCGGGCAAGACCACGTTGTTCCGGCTGCTTACGACGCTGCTCGTCCCCGACGCAGGATTCGCCGCGGTCGACGGGTTCGACACCGTACGCGACTACCGCCGCATCCGCGAACGCGTGGGTTACATGCCCGGACGCTTCTCGCTCTACCCCGACCTGTCGGTCGGGGAGAACCTCGCGTTTTTCGCCGCGTTGTTCGGGGTGGAAATCCGGGACAACTACGAGCTGATAGCCCCCATATACAGCCAGATCGAACCGTTCCGGACGCGCCGCGCCGGGAAACTTTCGGGCGGCATGAAACAGAAACTCGCCCTGTGCTGCGCACTCGTCCACCGTCCTTCGGTGCTCTTGTTGGACGAGCCGACGACGGGTGTCGACGCCGTGTCGCGCAGCGAGTTCTGGGATATGCTCTCCGAGTTGAAGCGCCGGGGTATTTCGATCCTCGTGTCGACGCCTTATATGGACGAGGCGCGCCGCTGCGACCGCATAGCCCTCTGCAACGAGGGGCGTGTGCTCGGCATCGACACGCCGCAGGGCATCGTGGGGACTTACGGCGATCCGCTGTACGCCCTGTCGGGCGACGACATGTACGGCCTGCTCGTCCGGGCGCGGCGGGCGCCGGGCGTCAGGGAGTGCTACCCTTTCGGCGAGGTTCACCACCTGGTCGCAACGCGGGAGTTCGACTCCGGTCGATTCGCCCGGGAGCTCGGGGCAGAGGGGTTCGGGCATGTGCAGATACAGCCGGCCGAGGCCGGGATCGAAGACGTATTCATAAAACTGATGCACCATGAATGA
- a CDS encoding HlyD family secretion protein, with protein MKRILICAGVLVLTAACGHEGDFDATGTFEATEVVVSAEAAGRILRFDAEEGDLLTAGCQVGAIDSVQLYLRKLQLERSAASVRSNRPDIAKQVASLREQIAKQQTERRRVENLLKDGAATTKQLDDIDAQLKVLGSQLDATLSTLRNNAASIDENSSSIEVQIAQVEDQLEKCRIVSPISGTVLAKYGEAGELASVGRPLMKVADLDRIYLRAYFTSDQLSELELGQAVTVTADFGGDRQVDYPGRITWIASESEFTPKTIQTRSSRASLVYAVKIAVENDGQLKIGLYGEVKL; from the coding sequence ATGAAACGAATTCTTATTTGCGCCGGCGTCCTGGTGCTGACGGCGGCATGCGGACATGAAGGCGATTTCGACGCCACGGGGACTTTCGAGGCCACTGAGGTGGTCGTCTCGGCCGAGGCGGCCGGGCGTATCCTGCGCTTCGACGCCGAGGAGGGCGACCTGCTCACGGCCGGGTGCCAGGTCGGGGCGATCGACTCCGTACAACTCTACCTGCGGAAATTGCAGCTCGAACGCAGTGCCGCGTCCGTCCGCTCGAACCGCCCCGACATTGCGAAGCAGGTGGCTTCGCTGCGCGAGCAGATCGCCAAGCAGCAGACCGAACGCCGCCGCGTGGAAAATCTGCTGAAGGACGGTGCCGCCACGACCAAGCAGCTCGACGACATCGACGCCCAGCTGAAGGTGCTCGGCAGCCAGTTGGATGCCACGCTTTCGACGCTGCGCAACAACGCCGCCTCGATCGACGAGAACTCTTCGTCCATCGAGGTGCAGATCGCGCAGGTCGAAGACCAGCTCGAAAAATGCCGGATCGTGTCGCCCATTTCGGGTACGGTGCTGGCCAAGTACGGCGAGGCCGGGGAACTGGCCTCCGTGGGGCGGCCGCTGATGAAGGTCGCCGACCTGGACAGGATCTACCTGCGGGCCTATTTTACGTCGGATCAGCTCTCCGAACTGGAGCTCGGACAGGCGGTGACCGTCACGGCCGATTTCGGCGGCGACCGGCAGGTCGACTATCCCGGCCGCATCACGTGGATTGCTTCGGAGAGCGAATTTACGCCCAAGACCATCCAAACGCGTTCCTCGCGCGCCAGCCTGGTCTATGCCGTGAAGATCGCCGTCGAGAACGACGGGCAACTGAAAATCGGCCTTTACGGCGAAGTCAAATTATGA
- a CDS encoding TolC family protein has translation MKRILILCCCFTAVFQARAQLTLDECRRLAREHYPEIRQYDLIRQTAEYTLSNARRAYLPRFGLSAQATWQTAVPDFPDALTDMLARQGVDFPGMDKDQYKLQLEMEQTIWDGGQSSADKRIAEAEAAEQRRSADVDFHTLQGRVDDLYFGILLLDEQLLQTDYTLGLLRSNLDKVRALQRNGVAMQTDADAVEAELLTVNQQRTQVAATRDSYRRMLGVFIGRRLDGETLVCPDVAEPASFEPERPELALFDARIDKLAAQEAQVRSATRPRFGLFAQGYYGYPGLNYMQGMMSSDWSWNAMVGVKMSWNFGAYYTRGNSVRKLRVAQQQVEVQRAIFLFNTRLQTTEESGEIVRLRKALADDDRIVQLRRSVREAAEAKLRNGVIDTNDLLRKITDEATAATARSAREIELAKIICELKHTINR, from the coding sequence ATGAAACGAATCCTTATCCTGTGCTGCTGCTTCACGGCCGTTTTCCAGGCCCGTGCGCAGCTTACGCTCGACGAATGCCGCAGGTTGGCGCGCGAGCACTATCCCGAGATCAGGCAGTACGACCTGATCCGCCAGACCGCCGAATATACCTTGTCGAATGCCCGCCGCGCCTACCTGCCCCGGTTCGGATTGTCGGCGCAGGCCACGTGGCAGACGGCCGTCCCCGATTTCCCCGATGCGCTGACCGACATGCTTGCCCGGCAGGGCGTCGATTTCCCGGGGATGGACAAAGACCAGTATAAGTTGCAGCTGGAAATGGAACAGACGATCTGGGACGGCGGGCAGTCTTCGGCCGACAAACGGATCGCCGAGGCCGAAGCGGCCGAGCAGCGGCGTTCGGCCGATGTCGACTTCCATACGTTGCAGGGGCGTGTCGACGATCTCTATTTCGGCATCCTGCTGCTCGACGAACAGCTCCTCCAGACCGACTATACGCTCGGCCTGCTGCGCAGCAACCTCGACAAGGTACGTGCGTTGCAGCGTAACGGCGTCGCCATGCAGACCGACGCCGACGCCGTGGAGGCCGAGTTGCTCACGGTCAACCAGCAGCGGACGCAGGTCGCGGCGACGCGCGACAGTTACCGGCGTATGCTCGGGGTTTTCATCGGCCGCAGGCTGGACGGCGAGACCCTCGTGTGTCCCGACGTCGCGGAGCCCGCCTCCTTCGAGCCGGAGCGTCCCGAACTGGCGTTGTTCGACGCCCGGATCGACAAGCTCGCGGCACAGGAGGCGCAGGTCAGATCGGCGACCCGCCCCCGCTTCGGGCTTTTCGCGCAGGGATACTACGGGTATCCGGGGCTGAACTACATGCAGGGCATGATGAGCAGTGACTGGTCGTGGAACGCCATGGTCGGCGTGAAGATGTCGTGGAATTTCGGTGCTTACTACACGCGCGGCAATTCGGTCAGGAAGCTCCGTGTGGCTCAACAACAGGTCGAAGTGCAGCGTGCTATATTCTTGTTCAACACTCGCTTGCAGACTACGGAGGAGAGCGGTGAGATCGTCCGCCTCCGCAAGGCGCTGGCCGATGACGACCGCATCGTGCAGCTCCGCCGTTCGGTGCGCGAAGCCGCCGAGGCGAAGCTCCGCAATGGCGTGATCGACACCAACGACCTGCTGCGCAAGATCACCGACGAGGCGACGGCCGCCACGGCACGTTCGGCGCGCGAGATCGAACTGGCCAAAATCATCTGCGAATTGAAACATACGATAAACCGATAA
- a CDS encoding ABC transporter permease produces the protein MGGFLSFVKKEMLHILRDRRTMLIVLGIPVMQLLLFGFAISVEINNIDFAVVAPHPTAAVRQQVERLAANPYFTFRGYVTQAEADGVLRAGRADAVVAFAGDYDRLTADAGRAALGEKAVQLVFDASNPNTASAGAGYMQSILLAGQQSGAATPETRLLYNPQMKSAYNFVPGIMGLIFILICAMMTSVSIVREKETGTMEVLLVSPVRPIRIIFAKMIPYFLLSCFNLVTILLLARFVLGMPVAGSVAGLVGMSLLYLLLALALGLFISTVADTQVTAMLVSGMLLMLPVIMLSGMVFPIENMPGVLQWVSCVIPARWYIDAVRKLMIEGLPFRAVLREFFILAGMTAVLIGVALKKFNDKLE, from the coding sequence ATGGGAGGGTTCTTGTCATTCGTCAAAAAGGAGATGCTCCACATCCTGCGCGACCGCCGCACGATGCTCATCGTACTGGGTATCCCCGTGATGCAGTTGCTGCTGTTCGGCTTCGCCATATCGGTGGAGATAAACAATATAGATTTTGCGGTCGTGGCTCCCCATCCGACGGCGGCGGTTCGGCAGCAGGTGGAACGTCTCGCGGCCAACCCTTACTTTACGTTCAGGGGGTATGTTACGCAGGCCGAAGCCGACGGCGTATTGCGTGCGGGGCGGGCGGATGCCGTCGTGGCCTTTGCCGGCGACTACGACCGGCTGACGGCCGATGCGGGGCGTGCGGCCCTGGGCGAAAAGGCCGTCCAGCTGGTTTTCGACGCTTCGAACCCCAACACGGCCTCGGCGGGGGCAGGTTACATGCAGAGCATCCTGCTCGCCGGGCAGCAGTCCGGGGCCGCGACGCCCGAGACGCGCCTGCTCTACAATCCGCAGATGAAGAGCGCCTATAACTTCGTTCCGGGGATCATGGGTCTCATCTTCATCCTGATCTGCGCCATGATGACCTCCGTGTCGATCGTCCGCGAGAAGGAGACCGGGACGATGGAGGTGCTGCTGGTGTCGCCCGTGCGGCCCATCCGGATCATCTTCGCCAAGATGATCCCCTATTTCCTGCTTTCGTGCTTCAACCTTGTGACGATCCTGTTGCTGGCCCGCTTCGTGCTCGGAATGCCGGTGGCCGGTTCGGTCGCCGGGCTGGTGGGCATGTCGCTCCTCTACCTGCTGCTGGCGCTGGCGCTCGGGCTGTTCATTTCGACGGTGGCGGATACCCAGGTCACGGCGATGCTCGTTTCGGGGATGCTGCTCATGCTGCCGGTCATCATGCTCTCGGGCATGGTCTTCCCCATCGAGAATATGCCCGGTGTCCTGCAATGGGTGTCGTGCGTCATCCCGGCACGGTGGTATATCGACGCCGTGCGCAAGCTGATGATCGAGGGACTGCCGTTTAGGGCCGTGCTGCGGGAATTCTTCATCCTGGCGGGCATGACGGCCGTGCTGATCGGCGTGGCGCTCAAAAAGTTCAACGATAAACTCGAATGA
- a CDS encoding serine protease, translating into MEQNNIYKTVFKVTHSGGSGSCFYLKAYDLFVTNYHVTEGFRTVAIHDNERNPYLAKVVLANPAMDIALLAAEGDFSSLPDISLAEDDTLTIGRKVYVAGYPYGMPFTITEGSVSSPKQLMDGKYYIQTDAAVNPGNSGGPILDEDNRVVGVTVSKFTQADNMGFGIRVETLHALLDTIGDLDRTVFQVQCGSCEELIAQEEEYCPSCGDKLPEGVFEEREQSPLGGFVESAIEQMGVNPVLARDGYDSWLFHKGSSEIRIFVYDNNYLFSTSPINLLPKKEVEPVLDYMLSEDFGPYKLGIEGRQIYIAYRIHLSDITDESEEEIRKNIVDLALRADAMDNMLVERFGCEFSEYSKADAQ; encoded by the coding sequence ATGGAACAGAACAATATTTACAAGACGGTATTCAAAGTGACCCATTCGGGCGGCTCGGGCAGTTGCTTCTACCTCAAGGCCTATGACCTTTTCGTGACGAACTACCACGTGACCGAGGGCTTCCGCACCGTCGCCATCCACGACAACGAGCGCAACCCGTACCTGGCCAAGGTCGTGCTGGCAAACCCGGCGATGGACATCGCCCTGCTGGCGGCCGAAGGGGATTTCTCCTCGCTGCCGGACATTTCGCTCGCCGAGGACGACACGCTGACGATCGGCCGCAAGGTCTACGTCGCCGGGTATCCCTACGGCATGCCCTTCACGATCACCGAAGGTTCGGTGTCGTCGCCCAAGCAGCTGATGGACGGCAAATACTACATCCAGACCGACGCCGCAGTGAACCCCGGCAACTCGGGCGGCCCGATCCTCGACGAAGACAACCGGGTGGTGGGCGTGACGGTGAGCAAGTTCACGCAGGCCGACAACATGGGCTTCGGCATCCGGGTCGAGACGCTGCACGCACTGCTGGATACGATCGGCGACCTCGACCGCACGGTATTCCAGGTGCAGTGCGGCAGCTGCGAGGAGCTGATCGCCCAGGAAGAGGAGTATTGCCCGTCGTGCGGCGACAAGCTGCCCGAAGGCGTCTTCGAAGAACGCGAACAATCGCCTCTGGGCGGGTTCGTCGAATCGGCCATCGAACAGATGGGGGTCAACCCTGTGCTGGCACGCGACGGCTACGACTCGTGGTTATTCCACAAGGGAAGTTCGGAGATTCGCATCTTCGTCTACGACAACAACTACCTGTTCTCCACCTCGCCGATCAATCTGCTGCCCAAAAAGGAGGTGGAACCGGTGCTGGACTACATGCTGAGCGAGGATTTCGGCCCCTATAAACTGGGGATCGAAGGCCGCCAGATCTACATCGCATACCGCATACACCTCTCCGACATCACCGACGAATCGGAGGAGGAGATCCGGAAGAACATCGTCGACCTGGCTTTGCGGGCCGACGCCATGGACAACATGCTGGTGGAACGCTTCGGGTGCGAATTCTCGGAATATTCGAAGGCGGACGCGCAGTAG
- a CDS encoding TetR/AcrR family transcriptional regulator: MTETTKTKEQAILAAAEQEFLAKGFDGARTTSIAAAAGVTHAMLHYYFRTKENIFERILDEKLRLMGESVLAAFGDPALPFLERIQEGLSRHFDFIAANPDLPRFIVNEVSSKPERYDMMRQKIQPIIGMLVGNVQREMDGLAARGEIERVDVRHLMLDILSLNIFPFVAYPIIQPLIEDVVADRADFVAQRKRENIEIIMRRLRKH, from the coding sequence ATGACAGAAACGACAAAAACCAAGGAGCAGGCGATTCTGGCGGCTGCCGAGCAGGAGTTCCTGGCCAAAGGTTTCGACGGCGCCCGCACCACGTCGATCGCGGCGGCGGCCGGGGTGACACACGCCATGCTGCATTACTATTTCCGCACGAAGGAAAATATCTTCGAGCGTATCCTCGATGAAAAGCTGCGCCTGATGGGCGAATCGGTGCTGGCGGCTTTCGGCGATCCCGCGCTGCCTTTCCTGGAGCGGATACAGGAGGGTCTTTCGCGCCACTTCGACTTTATCGCCGCCAACCCCGACCTGCCGCGTTTCATCGTCAATGAAGTCTCGTCGAAGCCCGAGCGTTACGACATGATGCGGCAGAAGATACAGCCGATCATCGGTATGCTGGTAGGCAACGTCCAGCGCGAAATGGACGGACTGGCCGCCCGGGGTGAAATCGAACGTGTGGACGTGCGGCACCTGATGCTGGATATCCTTTCGCTCAACATCTTCCCGTTCGTCGCCTACCCCATCATCCAGCCGCTTATCGAGGATGTCGTGGCGGACAGGGCCGATTTCGTCGCCCAGCGCAAACGCGAGAATATCGAGATCATCATGCGGCGCCTCAGAAAACACTGA
- a CDS encoding ABC transporter ATP-binding protein, translating into MNDPIISVSGLSKRFGDFVAVDRITFEVGRGEIFGFLGANGAGKTTAMRMLCGLSYPTSGSGTVAGYDVMRQGELIKRRIGYMSQRFSLYDDLTVLENMRLYGGIYGLTRMQILRRAVEVLDRLDFRSETGTLVGSLPLGWKQKLAFSVAALHRPEVIFLDEPTGGVDPVTRRQFWELIYEAAAGGTTVFVTTHYMDEAEYCSRVSIMVDGQIRALGAPACLKRQFAAGSMDEVFRILARGAKRSE; encoded by the coding sequence ATGAATGACCCGATCATATCCGTTAGCGGACTGAGCAAGCGGTTCGGTGATTTCGTCGCCGTCGACCGCATTACGTTCGAAGTCGGGCGGGGCGAGATTTTCGGTTTCCTGGGCGCCAACGGCGCCGGCAAGACCACTGCCATGCGTATGCTCTGCGGGCTGAGCTACCCCACCTCGGGCAGCGGCACGGTCGCCGGGTACGATGTCATGCGCCAGGGCGAGCTGATCAAGCGCCGCATCGGCTACATGAGCCAGCGTTTCTCGCTGTACGACGACCTGACGGTGCTGGAGAACATGCGCCTCTACGGCGGGATTTACGGGCTGACGCGGATGCAGATACTGCGCCGGGCGGTCGAGGTGCTCGACCGGTTGGATTTCCGCTCGGAAACCGGTACGCTGGTCGGCTCGCTGCCCTTGGGCTGGAAGCAGAAGCTGGCCTTCTCGGTGGCGGCGCTGCACCGCCCCGAGGTGATTTTCCTGGATGAGCCGACGGGCGGGGTCGACCCCGTGACGAGGCGCCAGTTCTGGGAGCTGATCTACGAAGCCGCGGCCGGAGGGACTACGGTCTTCGTGACGACGCACTACATGGACGAGGCGGAGTACTGTTCGCGCGTGTCGATCATGGTCGACGGGCAGATCCGCGCCCTGGGCGCCCCCGCCTGCCTGAAAAGACAATTTGCCGCCGGGTCGATGGACGAGGTGTTCCGCATCCTGGCCCGCGGTGCAAAACGCAGCGAATAA
- a CDS encoding ABC transporter permease, whose translation MRTLLVLLDKEFRQFFRNPFLPKMAVMFPLMVMLVIPWVTTQDVRHVGVAVVDHDRTAASRRILQKIGASDYYTLYDVADSYASALGALEEGCIDVIVEIPDGFERSVATGTPRKVSISANGVNALKGSLGSQYMVQTVMQTLAELRAEKGLAAGPDPIAVQNRYNPTLEYRFYMIPALMIMLLIMICGFLPALNLVGEKEKGTIEQINVTPVGRFTFTLAKLVPYWVIGLVLLAFAMLLAWVVYRLVPVGSFGAICLAAALFILTMSGIGVVIANNSDTMQQAMFVMFFFVMLFVLMSGLVTPVESMPGWAQWITRFLPPRYFVGIMRAVYLKGTTFAELWGDYAVLAVSASVFGLLAALTYRKRM comes from the coding sequence ATGCGTACGTTACTCGTTCTACTCGATAAGGAGTTCCGGCAGTTCTTTCGCAACCCGTTCCTGCCGAAGATGGCCGTCATGTTCCCGCTGATGGTGATGCTGGTCATCCCGTGGGTCACGACGCAGGATGTGCGCCATGTGGGCGTGGCGGTGGTCGACCACGACCGCACGGCGGCCTCGCGGCGGATATTGCAGAAGATCGGCGCTTCGGATTACTATACGCTGTACGACGTGGCGGACAGTTACGCCTCGGCGCTCGGGGCGCTCGAAGAGGGCTGCATCGACGTGATCGTCGAGATTCCCGACGGTTTCGAGCGTTCGGTCGCCACGGGGACGCCCCGGAAGGTCAGCATCTCGGCCAACGGCGTCAACGCACTCAAGGGGAGCCTCGGGTCGCAGTATATGGTGCAGACTGTGATGCAGACCCTCGCCGAACTGCGTGCGGAGAAAGGACTGGCGGCAGGGCCCGACCCGATCGCGGTGCAGAACCGCTACAACCCCACGCTCGAATACCGTTTCTACATGATTCCCGCGCTGATGATCATGCTGCTGATCATGATCTGCGGGTTCCTGCCTGCGCTGAACCTCGTGGGCGAAAAGGAGAAGGGCACCATCGAACAGATCAACGTCACCCCGGTCGGCCGCTTTACCTTTACGCTGGCGAAACTGGTGCCTTACTGGGTGATCGGCCTCGTGCTGCTCGCGTTCGCCATGCTGCTGGCATGGGTCGTCTACAGGCTGGTGCCCGTGGGTTCGTTCGGCGCCATCTGTCTGGCGGCCGCGCTCTTCATCCTTACGATGTCGGGCATCGGCGTGGTGATCGCCAACAATTCCGACACCATGCAACAGGCGATGTTCGTGATGTTCTTCTTCGTGATGCTCTTCGTGCTGATGAGCGGCCTGGTGACCCCCGTCGAGTCGATGCCCGGCTGGGCGCAGTGGATCACCCGCTTCCTTCCGCCCCGCTATTTCGTGGGGATCATGCGTGCCGTCTACCTCAAGGGTACGACGTTCGCCGAATTGTGGGGCGATTATGCCGTGCTGGCCGTTTCTGCGTCCGTGTTCGGCCTGCTGGCGGCCCTGACCTACCGCAAGCGGATGTAA